A section of the Oryza sativa Japonica Group chromosome 1, ASM3414082v1 genome encodes:
- the LOC4327803 gene encoding uncharacterized protein, whose product MVMAMEKKRFPTLAQVAKMASLLLLFLLLPLVPSSLRQPYLYLLFNALVVALGVEAGFLAAISSGPRDDKLLPKPAAAAAALRLSHSNRPGEVDVAAAATNGRHHHVNGSSSSSAVIVAASPSLTPKAAALEAAAGSRDVVVIAGGAMPAAAAAKKSKKMRRCPSRASLFFIGGGDGEDVVVHEEEEGCWTKGGGGGGGEQMMSKQELFTKAEAFIGNFYKQLKMQREESWKKLQDLYHHHHHHYKTTAL is encoded by the coding sequence ATGGTGATGGCCATGGAGAAGAAGAGGTTTCCAACGCTGGCCCAGGTGGCCAAGATGgcgtccctcctcctcctcttcctcctcctccccttggTGCCTTCCTCCCTCAGGCAGCCCTACCTCTACCTCCTCTTCAACGCCCTCGTCGTCGCCCTCGGCGTCGAGGCCGGCTTCCTCGCCGCCATCTCCAGCGGCCCGCGCGACGACAAGCTGCTGCccaagccggccgccgccgccgcagctctgAGGCTGAGCCACAGCAATAGACCAGGTGAAGTCGACGTCGCTGCGGCGGCGACCAACGGTCGTCATCACCATGTCAACGGTAGTAGCAGTAGCAGCGCTGTAATTGTGGCCGCTTCACCATCCTTGAcaccgaaggcggcggcgttaGAGGCTGCAGCCGGCAGCAGggacgtcgtcgtcatcgccggcggTGCCatgccggcggcagcggcggccaagAAGTCCAAGAAGATGAGGAGGTGCCCGTCGAGGGCGAGCCTCTTCTTCATCGGGGGcggggacggcgaggacgtcgtcgtccacgaggaggaggaagggtgctggacgaagggcggcggcgggggcggcggcgagcagatgATGAGCAAGCAAGAGCTGTTCACCAAGGCGGAGGCGTTCATCGGCAACTTCTACAAGCAGCTCAAGATGCAGAGGGAGGAGTCGTGGAAGAAGTTGCAGGATctgtaccaccaccaccaccaccactacaaGACCACGGCCTTGTAG